The nucleotide window TAACACCCTGGTAATACTGGAAGCTAGTATTATTCTGCACAATTAGGCGTGTGTGGTGGGTTTGTGAAGGATCCCAGGAAAGGtagatttcttttaaagtgtttttaacTGTGCAGCAGCCGTAGCCTGTTGGGGGATTGCTGGGGGACAGACAGGGTTTTTTCTACACAGTTCTGGACACACATGGCTGTGGCAGACACACGAGTCTGTGCCATTAAACCCAGATAACCCCATGAAGTGCAACTCCACCTCCAGCTCGGGGCATGTCTGTCATCCATGTGAGATGtgtgctgcctcctccccccgccccagtggCCCATTTTGgaagggagcagctgctggaggtaTGGAAATGCCAGCCCCCTCGGTCCCAGAGCAGCCTCACCGAGAGAGGCTTTATTGGAGGGTGCAGCCCCCACCCGTTCCCTGGGTCCCCCAGCTACCCCCCGAGAGAAGCCAGAGGTGCAAGTGAAACCCATTTGCAAATCTGGAAGAGAAGGGTTTGAAACGAATGCAGTTAGAGAGCGCTGGTaccatataaaatatttattgattttgcaaaatgttgtaaaatgcatctgtaataaaaataagaaaccaTGCTGTGCATCTTGCACATTTTTATACCaacaaaaggtatttttccccactgctgcaTGGCAGCAAATATAACCGTTCGCTTCTTTCAAGTCTTGCACTTGCGGTCTCCTCCTTCAGCCAACCCTTCTCCCTTCTTGCTGGAACCACCACCAGGTACAAGAGGACAGCAGAGTCTCTTGCGCTTGGCTCTCGGCAGGCGCCGCTCAGGAGGCGTGCTGTCTGGTCACCAGGGCCCGCTGCATCACCGCCGGCTTCTTGCTCTTTTCCAAGATCAAATCCTCCTGTTTCTGAGGAAGCATTTGCTCTTGCGTCGGGGcaggctgcttctcctcctctaGCCTCCTTTCGGAGGTGAAAGGGCTGCACACTGTCTCCACCAGACCGATGACCACGCCAAAGAAAGCCAGCACGCTGCCCAGCATGTACAGCTTGACCATCTTCCTGTTGGGCTTCTGGCTGAGCATTTCTCTGGCAAAGGGGATCAGCTCATGCatggtttccattttttttcccttgcagcaGCAGATTTGGCAGGTGTCAGTTCTGCgagaggagagaaagggacatgagttaaatccagctgctttctgctgcgGTGCTCAGAGCCCTCCAGGCAGCCCAAGCTCTCCGCAGACACCCCAGCCCCGCTTTAAGCGGGGATTTTTGCCAGGGGCTCGCTTCAGGAAAGCGCATCCCGCCCATCGCCACGGTGTCGGGCCGGCTgtcggggggtgtgtgtgggggggctGCCCGGCAGAGCAGACCCGGGCTGCGGCAAGGCCGGGGGTCCAGCCGGGCCCCCCACCACCACAGCGTGCCAAAAGCATTTTGCACGGCATCCCCTTGCGCCCACCACGCCCCATCCCATTGCACCCCTTGCGCCCCATCCCCTTGCGCCCCATCCCCTTGCGCCCACCGCACCCCATCCCATTGCACCCCATCCCACCGCACCCCCTTACCCAGAAGCGgcggctgctgcggggccggggggggcggcgagCGCTGCCGGCTGGactcggctcggcccggctgggctgggctcacctgggctgggctgggctgggctcggctcggctcggctcggctcggctcggctcggctgctgccgccgccgccgctgcccttATAtcgccggcggggcggggcgcgtgCCCGCacgggccgccccccgcgcctTGGCAGCCCTTGCCCTTAATCCGgccaggctggaaaaaaaaaaaatcccacccacccccccacttttttttttttttttttccttttacaacaCTCGTTAgtgcttcccctccccctgccacccccccccacgGGCCCCCGGGCCGAtttccccgccccgccgcagcagCAGGCGGGggcaggagctctgctgggCGCGACGCCGGGGGTCGGCGGCCCCGGCTCGTAGAGCATGGCCGCGTTCGGGAGCCAGGGCTCGCGGTCGTGCTCACTGCAGCTCGGCAAAGCGGAGGGTCTGGCCTCGCTGCCCCTCCTTGCAGAGGAGGGGGGGAGGCACCTCATGGAGCGTAACAAAGGCGGTACCCAGGACAAGGCGTGAAGGCGTTTGCTAAAGGTTTCTGCAGGCGCTTCGTGGGAAGCGGAACCGCTAGAAAGCGGGTAGCTGCAGCGTGACAGCACCTTGATGTCTTGGAAAGAGGAGAGTAACTGGAAATTCCTAAATTAGCGAAAGTTACAGGCAACCTGTTACGATCCCGTTTTTCACTTTCCTTACGCTTGATGCTGAAACTCTGTAATTCTCTGCTGTAAGTGTCGCTCCTTGTGACTCATCTAAAGGAGAGCATATTGCCTTTTTGGGGAAAGACAGAAGGCAGCGCTGTCACACTGCTTCCTGGGCTTGCTGCCCGAGAGCATTGCATCAAGAACGTACAGCGGCTTACATCAGCTGCTTCCGCCGCTGGCCCCATCGGTGCGCGTACGCTGCTCTGGCTGTGGAGGAACCATATAGATTTCAGCGGGTGCTGACCTCAGGGAAGTTGCTAAAGCCACACGAAGTTGTTGGCATTTACAACTTCTGATTTTGCAGAGCAGATGATGGCGTCTGGACAGATTTCTCATCTGGTCCGTATGGCTGAGATGATGGGAATTGCTCTGCCAGGGCGGTATATAGAAACTACCATACAGCGTGGGTTCATGCAGTAGCAGCACTGCTAAGGAGCAGCTGGTACGTGTAGAACGAGGTGAAGCTCAGAGGGAGCTTTCCAAAGAGGCCGAATCTCCGGgaggggcacccaggggtgttTGTAAACCCTGGTGAGGTGCAGCCCGAAGGGTGGGCAGGCAGCCCCCAAAGCAAGCTGGAGCCGAGGGGGGCTTGTCCCCAAACCAGGGAGGGAAAAAGTGGGTTCTCTTACTCCCTGCCCCCATGGAGGAGAGGGACTGCGGCACAGGCAACGGGGGGTTGATGCCCCTGAGCTGGGTTTTATCTCAGCCTGCGCAGGAGAAACCTCTCTGTGACCTGAATAACTTGTGATGTGAGTGACCGGTGCTGTGCTTCCCCTTCCTGCCGCTGCGGCGTCGCTGGTGCCGCGGCCGGCACGTCTGCGTGCGTGGCACAGCCGAGGCCGGGCACCGGTTTCGTCCCTGAGTGTGGGAAAGGGGCAGAAGAGAGCTCTGAGAAATGTGGGAACTGCTGGAGCGTGTGTTAGTTAGCCAggtcccttttttcttttgttggagGATTTAAACACCTTCCCTTCTGAAAAACTGCC belongs to Pelecanus crispus isolate bPelCri1 chromosome 17, bPelCri1.pri, whole genome shotgun sequence and includes:
- the G0S2 gene encoding G0/G1 switch protein 2; amino-acid sequence: METMHELIPFAREMLSQKPNRKMVKLYMLGSVLAFFGVVIGLVETVCSPFTSERRLEEEKQPAPTQEQMLPQKQEDLILEKSKKPAVMQRALVTRQHAS